Within the Emticicia oligotrophica DSM 17448 genome, the region TGGAATTTCATCACGTTCTGGGTAGTTGATAAATTTACCAACTAACTCTGTTGAATCCCATTCTAACCAATTGTAGCGTTTTGTATTGCGTGCTTTTAAGCTTTCTGTAATAGCTACAAGAGCTTTAGATTTTTCACGAACACCTACAATTTGACCTGGCTTAAGAATCAATGAAGGAACATTAAGTACCGCACCATCTACTGTAATGTGGCAGTGAGTTACTAACTGACGAGCCGCACGACGAGTTGGAGCAATTCCTAATCTGTAAACAGTATTATCTAAACGACCTTCACAAAGTTTCAAAAGGTTATCACCAGTACGTCCTTCTTTAACAGAAGCAAGATGGAAGAAACGTGCAAACTGACGCTCTAAAATACCATAAGTGTATTTTACCTTTTGCTTTTCGATTAATTGTTGGCCGTATTCTGATTTTTTACTTTTGCGACCTTTTCCGTGTTGGCCTGGAGGATAAGCTTTTTTTGTTAATGCCTTGCTTGGACCCATTACTGGTTCACCAAACTTTCTTGAAATCCTTACTTTTGGACCTGTGTATCTTGCCATTTTAATGAAATTTTTAATGAAATAGAGATTGATTAGCCCCAATGTCCAAACTATCAATCATTTGGAAAACCAAATTGCAAAACTGCCACCTACTTCATCTCGTATCTAAACGATTGAATTGAAAAATTATTGTATAATGAAGAAAACAAAAGAACGAAGACAATTAAACTAAAATTATGACCGAAATCAAACTTAGCTTCTTTGTTTTCATTCTTTTGTAAATATGTTAAACTCTTCTACGTTTCGGAGGGCGACATCCATTATGTGGTAATGGAGTCACATCAGTAATGGTAGTAACTTCGATTCCCGAATTTTGAACAGTACGGATTGCAGACTCACGTCCAGCCCCTGGTCCTTTTACGAAAACTTCTGCTTTACGCATACCTGCTTCGTAAGCTACTTGAGCACAGCTCTGAGCGGCCATTTGAGCGGCGTATGGAGTATTTTTCTTTGAACCTTTAAAACCCATTTTACCTGCTGAACCCCAAGAAATAACTTGACCTTGGCTGTTTGTAACAGAAATAATGATGTTATTGAAAGATGCTTTAATGTGAACTTGGCCTACTGGCTCAACAATCACAACTCTCTTTTTTGCTTTATCTTTTCTTTTTGCTTGTGCCATTGTGACAAAACATTGTTAAATGATTGGCAGTACAGAAATGCCTGTACTCTGTTCGATTTTCTTCCCCTAAAATGCAATGAGAAAATCCTAAATTGTTTATACTCCCCGCAGGAGTTAGGGGTTACTTAGTAGCTTTCTTCTTGTTAGCTACAGTCTTACGCTTACCTTTACGAGTACGTGAATTGTTTTTAGTACGTTGTCCACGAAGTGGTAAACCTTTACGGTGACGAACACCACGATAACAACCAATGTCCATCAAACGTTTGATAGCAAGTTGTACTTCTGAACGTAATTGACCTTCAACAGTCATTTCCTCTGCGATAATACCACGGATAGCGTTAGCCTCACTGTCATTCCACTCGCCAGCTTTCTTGTCGAAGCTTACATTAGCTTTAGTAAGAATTTTTTGTGATGAACTACGGCCAATACCGTAAATGTACGTAAGGGCGATTTCGCCTCTTTTTTTGTCTGGGATATCAACACCTGCAATCCTCATAGAAATTAGCCTTGTCTTTGTTTAAACTTAGGATTCTTTTTGTTAATAACGTAAATTTTACCCTTTCTACGGATAACTTTACATTCAGCACTACGCTTTTTTACTGATGCTTTAACTTTCATAACAATATTTAAAACACCCCTAACCCCTGAAGGGGAATTTAATTGTAAGAATTCTGCGTGATTTGGGGTTTATAAGTTTCACGAAAATTCAATTAAAATTATTATTGTCGTTTTAAGCGAGTACCATAATACCCTATATGGGTTTGGGGGTTACTTATAACGATATGTAATACGAGCTTTTGATAAATCATAAGGTGACATTTCAAGTCTTACCTTATCACCTGGCAAAATACGAATATAATTCATTCTCATTTTGCCTGAAATATGAGCGATCAACTCATGCTGATTCTCTAAACGCACACGAAACATGGCATTAGAAAGAGCTTCAGTAATGATTCCGTCAACTTCGATATTTGATTGTTTTGCCATTTAATTTTCAATGCCGATTTTACAACTTGGTAAAATCACGATTCTTGTATTATGCAATTACTAAATTTTTCTTTGCTAACACCTCTTCAATATATTGGAAAGTTGTTAGGATTTCTGCTGAATTTTTTCTTACCACTACAGTGTGCTCAAAATGAGCTGCCTGCTTTTTGTCTTCAGTACGAATTGTCCAATTATCATTTTCTTGTACAACTCCTCTTTTACCTAAGGTAATCATCGGCTCGATAGCTAATACCATTCCTTCAAGTAGCTTTGGACCATTCCCCCTTTTACCAAAATTAGGTACCTCGGGAGCCTCGTGTAGATATTTTCCAACACCATGCCCAACCAACTCTCTAACTACTCCGTAGGTATGACTTTCAGCGTAGTTTTGAATGGCGTAACTTAAGTCTCCCATTCTATTACCAACTCGTGCTTGCTCTATACCTTTAAATAGTGAACGGTAAGTATGCTTTAGAAGTTCGATTACTTCATCGGCAACATTTCCAACAGTGTAAGTGTATGCACTATCTGCATGAAATCCGTTTTTATAAACTCCACAATCTATCGAAACTACATCGCCATCTTTCAATTCTCGATTACTAGGAATTCCGTGAACAACTACTTCATTGACTGAAATACATAGACTGGCAGGAAATCCGTTGTAATTTAAAAATGATGGTTTAGCCGCATTATCTTTGATATATTCAAAAGCAATTTTATCAAGTGCTTTTGTTGAAATACCCGGCTCAATTAATTTGGCTACTTCAGCATGAGCTTTACCTAAAATTTGGCCATTCTCTCTGATAATTTCTAACTCTTCCTCAGATTTTAGATAAACTATTCTATCTTTTTTACTCATGGTGACGTTTTAGTTTTTAAGCAGGTACGTTTGCATCAACTTGACGTCCTTGGATACGACCAGATTGCATTAAACCTTCGTAACGCTTCATTAGTAAATAACTCTCAATTTGCTGTAATGTATCTAAAACTACACCAACAAGAATCAATAATGACGTACCTCCGAAGAATGAAGCAAATCCTTGAGTCATTCCTAAAAGACCAGCAAATGCAGGCAAGATAGCGATAACCGCTAAAAGCACACCACCTGGTAAAGTAATTCTATCTAAAACATCGGCTACAAAATCTGATGTTGGTTGACCCGGCTTAACACCTGGAATAAATCCACCACCACGTTTCATATCATCAGCGATTTGATTTGGATTAATCGAAATTGCTGTATAGAAAAATGTAAATCCAATAATTAAGATAGCATAGATAACACAATATTGCCATGAAGTAGGGCTATTCATAACTATTGCCCAGCTTTGGAATGTATCACTCTTAGTACTTTCAGCCAAATATGTAAGCACTAAACCTGGAATAAACATCAAGGCTTGTCCAAAAATAATTGGCATTACACCTGCAATATTTAATTTAAGTGGTAAATACTGACGTTGACCAGTTACAACCTTATTTCCAACAATTTGCTTTGCATATTGAACTGGAATACGGCGAGTAGCTTGTGTAATTGCAACTGCAAAAAGTACAACCAAGAATAATGCTACAATTTCAAGTACGAAGAAAAGAATTTGGCCATTTCCACCTCTTGATTGAGCTTCACCGATGATAGCACCAGGGAATCTAGAAACGATACCAATCATAATCATCATCGAAATACCATTACCAACTCCTTTCTCTGTCATTCTCTCACCTAACCACATACACATTACAGTACCAGAAACAATTAGAATTACTGAACTGAAATAGAATAATCCTTGGTTAATAGTGATAGCATCAGTCGAAATTGTTGCCCTTACATATGTAAAAGCCTGAGCTGCAGCTACAATAATTGTGAGCCAACGAGTAATTTGATTCAATTTTCTACGACCAGACTCTCCTTCTTTTTGTAATTTACTAAAATAAGGTAAAGCAAGGGTAAGCAATTGTATGGCGATTGAAGCCGAAATGTAAGGCATAATTCCTAATGCCATTACAGAGGCATTTTGGAAAGCACCACCAACGAGTGTATTTAATAACCCAAGCAAACCATTGCTTTGAGTTAAATCTTTCAATTTTGCTACATCAACACCTGGTAAAACCACGTGCGAACCAATTCTGAAAACTAAGATGATTAATATAGTATTGAGAATTCTTTTTCTCAACTCTTCTATTGACCAAATGTTTCGGAGTGTCGTAATGAATTTGTTCATTTTAATAGGAAAAACAAGGCGTTTTAATGAAATATGTACTTAATAAATAGTTAGGAATTATATAAGCTTGTAAGCAATAGAACTTCACTATTTAGTAGTGTGTAAATTGCTAACTTACAAATGTAATAATTCTAATACAAAATTACAAGTTAGCAATTTTCAAGCTAACGCCCGCAATTATTTTTAGTTTGCCTCCTTCGACTTTTTAGTTGCTTTTTTAGGCTTCTCTTCAACAACAACTTCAACAGCTGGAGCAGCTACTTCAGCAGCAGCTTCACGGTTGAAAGTGGCATCTACTGTAGCTGAACCACCAGCTTTTTCGATTGCCGCAATTGCTGATGCAGAGAAAGCATTAGCACGTAAATTAACTGTTGCAGTCAATTCACCACGACCTAATACTTTTACCAAATCAGATTTTGAGATAAGACCATTGCTATAAAGTACACCAAGATCAATATTGCTGATACCAGTTTTATCAAATAATGCTTGGATTGTATCTAAGTTAATAGCTTTGTAAGCAACACGGTTAATATTTTTGAAACCAAACTTAGGCACACGGCGTTGTAATGGCATCTGTCCACCTTCAAAACCACGTTTTTGGCTATAACCAGAACGAGATTTTGCACCTTTATGACCACGTTTAGCAGTACCACCACCACCAGAACCATGACCACGACCTACTCTGTCATTTGCTTTTACCGAACCTTTCGCAGGTTTTAGAGTTTCTAATTTCATTGTAATTTCGATAATAAAATCGGGTTAATAATACGCAAATCTGACCTTCAGATTCACTCGGCTATGCCTTTGCCAAAAATATGGCAACAAATTAAGAACTTTCAATAAAGAATTAAGCTTCTTCAACAACAATTAAGTGTTGTACAGAATTAATCATTCCTTTCAAAGCTGGATTTAACTCCTTCTCAACAGTACGATTTATCTTGCCTAATCCAAGAGCAGCGATAGTACGCTTTTGAACTTCAGGACGACCAATTGCACTTCTAACTTGTGTAATTTTTACCTTTGCCATTTTTTTATTAGCTATATGCAATAAGCTTTAAGTGAGTCTAGAATTTGAATTCAAAACTCACTTAAAGCTCAAAGCTATTATCCGTTGAATACTTTATTCATTTTTACACTACGTTGGAAAGCTACTGAATGTGGGGCTCTCATTTGAGCAAGAGCATCAATAGTTGCTTTAACTACGTTGTGAGGGTTTGATGAACCTTTAGATTTTGCTAATACGTTATGAATACCAGCAGCTTCTAAAACGGCACGCATCGCACCACCAGCAATAATACCTGTACCAGGTGCTGCAGGCTTAACAAATACGAAACCACCTGAGAATTTACCGTGGATTTCATGAGGTACAGTGTCGTTGATTACAGGAACTGAAACCAAGTTTTTCTTAGCATCTTCAATAGCTTTTGCGATTGCATCAGTTACTTCATTTGCTTTACCTAAGCCTTGTCCTACAACTCCCTTACCATCGCCTAATACAACGATAGCTGAGAAGCTAAAACGACGACCACCTTTTACTACTTTTGCTACACGATTGATGGCGACTACTCTTTCTTTGAGTTCTGCCTCGTTTACTTTTGCTTTGTTCATTGATTCAGAATTTCAAGATTAGAATTTCAAACCGCCTTCTCTGGCTCCTTCAGCCACAGCTTTAATATTACCATGATACAAATAACCGTTACGGTCGAAAACACAGGCAAGGACTCCCTTTTCAGCCGCTTTTTCAGCTATTTTTTTACCAACTTCTTTCGAATTGTCGATTTTTACACCTTTCAACCCTAACTCGGTTGTTGAAGCTGCAGCTAAAGTAACACCTTTAGTATCATCAATCAATTGAGCGTAAATGGCAGTATTTGAACGGAATACCGTCAAACGTGGTCTCTCTGCAGTTCCAGAGATTTTGTTACGGATACTCCACTTAATTTTTTGTCTTCTATCAGTTTTTACACTTGACATTGTATTTGCTATTTTGTGATTTTCAGAGCAGCAAGCAATTAC harbors:
- the rpsD gene encoding 30S ribosomal protein S4 codes for the protein MARYTGPKVRISRKFGEPVMGPSKALTKKAYPPGQHGKGRKSKKSEYGQQLIEKQKVKYTYGILERQFARFFHLASVKEGRTGDNLLKLCEGRLDNTVYRLGIAPTRRAARQLVTHCHITVDGAVLNVPSLILKPGQIVGVREKSKALVAITESLKARNTKRYNWLEWDSTELVGKFINYPERDEIPENFNEQAIVELYNK
- the rpsK gene encoding 30S ribosomal protein S11, giving the protein MAQAKRKDKAKKRVVIVEPVGQVHIKASFNNIIISVTNSQGQVISWGSAGKMGFKGSKKNTPYAAQMAAQSCAQVAYEAGMRKAEVFVKGPGAGRESAIRTVQNSGIEVTTITDVTPLPHNGCRPPKRRRV
- the rpsM gene encoding 30S ribosomal protein S13, producing the protein MRIAGVDIPDKKRGEIALTYIYGIGRSSSQKILTKANVSFDKKAGEWNDSEANAIRGIIAEEMTVEGQLRSEVQLAIKRLMDIGCYRGVRHRKGLPLRGQRTKNNSRTRKGKRKTVANKKKATK
- the rpmJ gene encoding 50S ribosomal protein L36, with amino-acid sequence MKVKASVKKRSAECKVIRRKGKIYVINKKNPKFKQRQG
- the infA gene encoding translation initiation factor IF-1 codes for the protein MAKQSNIEVDGIITEALSNAMFRVRLENQHELIAHISGKMRMNYIRILPGDKVRLEMSPYDLSKARITYRYK
- the map gene encoding type I methionyl aminopeptidase, producing the protein MSKKDRIVYLKSEEELEIIRENGQILGKAHAEVAKLIEPGISTKALDKIAFEYIKDNAAKPSFLNYNGFPASLCISVNEVVVHGIPSNRELKDGDVVSIDCGVYKNGFHADSAYTYTVGNVADEVIELLKHTYRSLFKGIEQARVGNRMGDLSYAIQNYAESHTYGVVRELVGHGVGKYLHEAPEVPNFGKRGNGPKLLEGMVLAIEPMITLGKRGVVQENDNWTIRTEDKKQAAHFEHTVVVRKNSAEILTTFQYIEEVLAKKNLVIA
- the secY gene encoding preprotein translocase subunit SecY, whose translation is MNKFITTLRNIWSIEELRKRILNTILIILVFRIGSHVVLPGVDVAKLKDLTQSNGLLGLLNTLVGGAFQNASVMALGIMPYISASIAIQLLTLALPYFSKLQKEGESGRRKLNQITRWLTIIVAAAQAFTYVRATISTDAITINQGLFYFSSVILIVSGTVMCMWLGERMTEKGVGNGISMMIMIGIVSRFPGAIIGEAQSRGGNGQILFFVLEIVALFLVVLFAVAITQATRRIPVQYAKQIVGNKVVTGQRQYLPLKLNIAGVMPIIFGQALMFIPGLVLTYLAESTKSDTFQSWAIVMNSPTSWQYCVIYAILIIGFTFFYTAISINPNQIADDMKRGGGFIPGVKPGQPTSDFVADVLDRITLPGGVLLAVIAILPAFAGLLGMTQGFASFFGGTSLLILVGVVLDTLQQIESYLLMKRYEGLMQSGRIQGRQVDANVPA
- the rpmD gene encoding 50S ribosomal protein L30, giving the protein MAKVKITQVRSAIGRPEVQKRTIAALGLGKINRTVEKELNPALKGMINSVQHLIVVEEA
- the rpsE gene encoding 30S ribosomal protein S5; its protein translation is MNKAKVNEAELKERVVAINRVAKVVKGGRRFSFSAIVVLGDGKGVVGQGLGKANEVTDAIAKAIEDAKKNLVSVPVINDTVPHEIHGKFSGGFVFVKPAAPGTGIIAGGAMRAVLEAAGIHNVLAKSKGSSNPHNVVKATIDALAQMRAPHSVAFQRSVKMNKVFNG
- the rplR gene encoding 50S ribosomal protein L18 yields the protein MSSVKTDRRQKIKWSIRNKISGTAERPRLTVFRSNTAIYAQLIDDTKGVTLAAASTTELGLKGVKIDNSKEVGKKIAEKAAEKGVLACVFDRNGYLYHGNIKAVAEGAREGGLKF